The stretch of DNA ATCAGTCCACGGTGTTGGAGTTCTCGTCTCAGGACCGGCACGGAACGCGCCAGAAAGACCCTCTCAGTCTACCCTCTGGACGCCTTCGAACCCGGTCGCCGGGGCGGACGGGCCCCACACGGTCGCGGCAGCGGTCTTGTGGGCGGGTCGAGGGGCCGCCTCGGTGTCAGCCCCAGGTGTCGCGCGCACCCCGGCCACGCACCGTTCGCGGGCCCCTGTTGAACGTCGGCGTGCTGGGACCGAGCACCCGGACCTCGAGCACGACGTCCTCACCGAGCCGTGCGGCGAAGGCCCGGAGCAGCTCCTGCTCCATGCCCACCAGCTGGGTGCGCCAGGACGTCGACGACGCCTGCGCGACGAGCAGCCCCGCCTCGAACGACACGAACCGCAGGTTCTCGGCCACCATCGGCCCGACCAGCTCCGCCCACCGGTTCTGCAGCTGGCCGGCGACCAGCCCGCCCTGCCAGCCGTGCTCGTTGACCAGCCGGCCGACGAGGCGCCCGAGCGGCTGCGGGTCACGGCCGTCCGGGCCGGCGGCGGTGGGCGGAGCGATGAGCGGAGGGCGAGAGCGCTGACCTGGGCGGACACCACGGGCGCGGGCGGCCTGGACGGCTCGGGCCAGCGCGCGGCGGGCGACCTCGGCCGGGGGGGTCGGCGTCCAGGTCGCAGCTGCGTCGGACGGACCGTCGGACGCACCGTCGGCCGGTGCGGCGGCGGGCGCCGTCGACCGCGACCCCGTGGAGGCCGCCCGGCGTCGGCCGGTCGCCTGGGACGGCGCCGGGGCCCGGCGCTGGGGGGACGGTCCGTCCCGGTCCGACGTGTCAGAGGACACGGGCGACCTCGCCACCCATCACGTCGACCCGCCCCCCGGACAGTGCCTCGGGCACGTCGCCGGGGACCGCAGCAGTGATGAGCACCTGGCCCGCGGGTGCGACCAGCTCCGCGAGACGGTCACGACGGCGCGAGTCGAGCTCGGCGAACACGTCGTCCAGCACCAGCACCGGGTCGCCGTCCGGACCCCAGTCCGCCGACCAGCCCTCGTCGTCGTGGATGCCCGTGCGCAGCAGCGAGGCGGACCCCAGCCGCAGGGCGAGCGCGAACGACCACGACTCGCCGTGGCTCGCGTACCCCTTTGCCGGGAGCTCCCCGAGGGTCAGCACCAGCTCGTCGCGGTGCGGTCCGACCAGGCTGACGCCGCGCTCGATCTCCTTGCTGCGCAGCCGACCCATCGCCTCGAGCAGCTGCGCCTCGACGAGGTGCGCCTGCGCCGGCTGGTCCGACTGCTGGTCGTCGGCCCCCATCGGGTCCGGGGTGTCCACCGAGGCCCGTTCCGGCCCACC from Cellulomonas sp. NTE-D12 encodes:
- a CDS encoding DciA family protein, with translation MSSDTSDRDGPSPQRRAPAPSQATGRRRAASTGSRSTAPAAAPADGASDGPSDAAATWTPTPPAEVARRALARAVQAARARGVRPGQRSRPPLIAPPTAAGPDGRDPQPLGRLVGRLVNEHGWQGGLVAGQLQNRWAELVGPMVAENLRFVSFEAGLLVAQASSTSWRTQLVGMEQELLRAFAARLGEDVVLEVRVLGPSTPTFNRGPRTVRGRGARDTWG